Genomic DNA from Luteitalea sp.:
GCACTTTCCCCACGCTGACGAGGCGATCGGCGGTGAGAACCTGCTGGAGTCCCGGAACCTCGATCTCGGCAGAGCGGACTCGCCGAGCCTGCGCGGCGTTGGCCTCCGGAATGCGTCCCAACACGTGCACGAGCGAGGCGTCTACGACCTGGAACAGCACCGAGCCGGCTGCGACGTTCGCGCCCGTCGCGGCACGACGTGCCGCGATCACTCCAGCAATCGGCGAGCGCAGCACGAAGAGGCCAGCGTCAGCGGACGCATCCTTCCCTGTGCGCGAGACGCCGTAGTGCTCGAGGCTCGCCTCGGCCGCACGCATCTGCGCTGTCGCATGCTCTTCTGCGGTGCGAGCCTCTTCGAGCCGTTTGTGGGGCGCCGCGCCAACCTCCACGAGCCGCTCGGCACGCGCGCGGTCGCGCCGCGCGAGCTCGACCGAGGCGGCCGCGATCGCGCGCGCGCGATCGAGCTGGGGAAGCTGGTCAGGCGCCGCCGGCGCCGGCAGGAGACGCGCGAGCTCGTCCCCTTTCGTTACGGTCGCGCCCACCTCCACAACCGCGACGTCGGCCAAGCGGCCGTCCGCGGGCGCAGCGACATCAGCCGTACCTGCCGGGCGCGCAACAATCTCCGCGGGAACACGCACGGACGCTCGCACTGGTTCCTCGCGAACAACCTCGGTCGCAAAGTCGAGGGTCCACTGTTGTTCCTTGAGGAAGCTGATGGCGTCGTCTTGCTCTACCTCACGATCCGGTGAGGACGCCGCGCCGGCGTTGGCATGCACGCTGACGAAGCCGATGTGATGCTCGTCGGCGAGGCCAGCCGTGCGTAGCAGGATCACGAGCGCGTGTCGTCCTGGACGCGCCGGGCGCACGTCGACTCCGAAGATGCCAGGTCGTGAGGGACTGTTGACACGGAACGCCTCGGGCTGGCTCCCGCGAGCACGCAACTGCACTTCGACAGCGCCCTGCTCCACAGGCGCGAACGAATCGAGCCTCGTGAGGTGAATCGCAAAGCGAGACGTCTGGTCGGCCACCAGCGGTGGGTATTCCGCAAATAGCTCGGTCTTGTCGGTCCAACGCGTCACGCTAATCGCTGCTGTGACGTCCTCGGCTGCCGGTGAGGAAGAAGACGACGGCCCGCACGCAACGAGCAGCAACCCGGTCAGGGCGATCACGGAACGGACCGCGCCGCGGCAACGCTCGAAGAGCGGAGTCGGAGCCGAGGAGGTCTGTGGTGACGGCTTTATGGCCATAGGGTCTCTCCAATGGCTCGCTCGAGCGCGATCTGGGCGCGACGAGCGTCGAGACGCATGTCGATCGCACGAGACCGCGCGCGCCACACAGTCCGTTGGGCATCGAGCAACTCGAGGATGCCAACCTCACCCTCTCGATAGGCAACCTCTGCGATGTGGATGAGCTCCGACGCGGCTGGAGCGCTCTCAGGCCGACCACGCTGCGGATGCGGCTGCTCTTCGACCAGCGCGCGCTGTCGCAGCCGGAGCGCCTCGGCGGTGCGGGCTACCTCGGCCTGGATCTGCTGGACAAGCGATGCACGCTCGGCCTCGACACGCGTCCGCTCTGCCTGCCACCGCTGAGCGTCGCGGCTCCCGCTGTCGAACAGCGGGACCGGGATGCTAATCGCGAATACGCTGCCCCGGTCGCGGCCGCTCTCGGTGTCGGCGCGCTTCAAGCCACCGACCAGCGTCGGGTTCGGGAGTCGCGCGCGCCGGGCGGCCGCCGCCTCACGATCGAACCGCTCACTATCCAGCCGAAGGGCCCGCAGCTC
This window encodes:
- a CDS encoding efflux RND transporter periplasmic adaptor subunit, whose translation is MAIKPSPQTSSAPTPLFERCRGAVRSVIALTGLLLVACGPSSSSSPAAEDVTAAISVTRWTDKTELFAEYPPLVADQTSRFAIHLTRLDSFAPVEQGAVEVQLRARGSQPEAFRVNSPSRPGIFGVDVRPARPGRHALVILLRTAGLADEHHIGFVSVHANAGAASSPDREVEQDDAISFLKEQQWTLDFATEVVREEPVRASVRVPAEIVARPAGTADVAAPADGRLADVAVVEVGATVTKGDELARLLPAPAAPDQLPQLDRARAIAAASVELARRDRARAERLVEVGAAPHKRLEEARTAEEHATAQMRAAEASLEHYGVSRTGKDASADAGLFVLRSPIAGVIAARRAATGANVAAGSVLFQVVDASLVHVLGRIPEANAAQARRVRSAEIEVPGLQQVLTADRLVSVGKVLDPQSRTLPIMFVLDNRQLQIPVGQAVFLRLLMEETAPKAVVPTTAIVDDGGRPVVFVQCEGESFERRPVTLGLRAGNLVQVIEGVVPGERVVTKGAYLVRLASLSTETPAHGHVH